One window of Papaver somniferum cultivar HN1 chromosome 9, ASM357369v1, whole genome shotgun sequence genomic DNA carries:
- the LOC113310055 gene encoding actin-depolymerizing factor 4-like yields the protein MANAASGIAVHDDCKQRFLELKAKRTFRFVVYKIEEKDKQKQIIVEKLGEPAESYEDFTSNLPADECRYAIYDFDFVTAENCQKSKIFFIHWSPDTARVRTKMIYASSKERFKRELDGIQVELQATDPTEMDLDVIRSRAV from the exons ATG GCTAATGCAGCGTCGGGGATTGCTGTGCACGATGATTGCAAACAAAGGTTTTTGGAATTGAAGGCCAAAAGGACTTTCCGTTTTGTTGTCTACAAAATTGAAGAGAAGGATAAGCAAAAGCAAATTATTGTGGAGAAACTTGGTGAGCCAGCTGAAAGCTACGAAGATTTCACTTCCAACCTTCCTGCCGATGAGTGCCGATATGCTATCTATGATTTTGATTTCGTGACTGCAGAAAATTGCCAAAAGAGCAAGATTTTCTTCATCCATTG GTCTCCTGATACCGCAAGGGTGAGGACCAAGATGATTTACGCGAGTTCAAAGGAGAGGTTCAAGAGAGAGCTTGACGGAATTCAGGTAGAGTTGCAAGCAACTGATCCTACTGAGATGGATCTTGATGTCATTAGAAGCCGAGCTGTTTAA